In one window of Tellurirhabdus rosea DNA:
- a CDS encoding ABC-F family ATP-binding cassette domain-containing protein: MISINNLSYYLGSRALYENASLHIKPGQKMGLIGLNGTGKSTLLRLIVGEYQPDGGNISMAGDVTLGFLNQDLLSYQTDDSILSVAMQAFERQNVLQRQIDELLHEMEVNYRDELVDKLGRVQMEFEALDGYSIQSRAEEILEGLGFSTDDLQKPLRQFSGGWRMRVMLAKLLLQKPSLLMLDEPTNHLDLPSIQWVEKYIQTYEGAVIVVSHDREFLDNVIDTTVEVSGAKLNYYPGNYSFYIEEKALRNEIQQGAYENQQAKIRQAERFIERFKAKASKAKQAQSRAKMLDKMELVDAVIDENARVNFRFNFSTQPGRHILHLDHISKAYGEKRILTGAEARLERGDKVALIGANGRGKSTLLRIIAGTEPVNQGERRLGHNVLFSFYAQHQLESLNVDDTLLEELKQANPTKTEGELRGVLGCFLFSGDEVFKKIKVLSGGEKSRVALAKVLLSQANFLLLDEPTNHLDMQSVNILIQALEQYEGTYIVVSHDRYFVSQIANKIWYIEDEQIKEYPGTYDEYEWWMEERKTAGGNGQASDNGAKKVVEKPKAPASEDERREWQRALKKATQQAEETENKIEQLEARKKKLEDELADPATYGDDKLTQAKNDEYHRVTTQLAELQEQWEDMMMEAEELEKRLA; encoded by the coding sequence ATGATTTCCATTAATAACCTGTCGTACTACCTCGGCAGCCGCGCCCTGTACGAGAACGCCTCGCTGCACATCAAACCCGGTCAGAAAATGGGCCTCATTGGCCTCAACGGTACGGGTAAATCCACCCTGCTCCGGCTTATTGTGGGTGAATACCAGCCCGATGGCGGCAATATCTCGATGGCCGGCGACGTCACGCTGGGCTTCCTCAACCAGGACCTGCTTTCGTACCAGACCGACGATTCCATCCTTTCGGTAGCCATGCAGGCTTTCGAGCGGCAAAATGTGCTGCAAAGACAGATTGACGAGCTGCTGCACGAAATGGAGGTGAACTACCGCGACGAACTGGTGGACAAGCTCGGCAGGGTGCAGATGGAATTCGAAGCCCTCGACGGCTACAGCATCCAGTCCCGGGCCGAAGAAATCCTGGAGGGCCTCGGCTTCTCGACCGACGACCTCCAGAAACCCCTGCGCCAGTTCTCCGGCGGCTGGCGGATGCGCGTCATGCTGGCCAAACTGCTTTTGCAGAAACCGTCGCTGCTGATGCTTGACGAACCGACCAACCACCTTGACCTGCCGTCGATCCAGTGGGTGGAAAAATACATCCAGACTTACGAAGGAGCCGTGATCGTGGTCTCGCACGACCGGGAGTTCCTCGACAACGTGATCGACACGACCGTGGAGGTTTCCGGCGCGAAGCTGAACTACTACCCCGGCAATTACTCGTTTTATATCGAGGAAAAAGCACTCCGTAACGAAATTCAGCAGGGCGCTTACGAAAACCAGCAGGCCAAAATCCGGCAGGCAGAGCGGTTTATCGAGCGCTTTAAGGCCAAAGCCTCCAAGGCCAAACAGGCCCAGAGCCGGGCAAAAATGCTCGACAAGATGGAACTGGTTGACGCGGTGATCGACGAAAACGCCCGCGTAAACTTCCGGTTCAACTTCTCGACCCAGCCGGGCCGCCACATCCTGCACCTGGACCATATCAGCAAAGCCTACGGCGAAAAACGCATTCTGACCGGGGCCGAAGCCCGCCTCGAACGCGGCGACAAGGTGGCGCTCATCGGGGCCAACGGCCGCGGTAAGTCCACGCTGCTGCGCATCATCGCCGGGACCGAGCCGGTCAACCAGGGCGAACGGCGGCTGGGCCACAACGTGCTGTTCAGCTTCTACGCCCAGCACCAGCTCGAATCGCTGAACGTGGACGATACGCTCCTCGAAGAACTTAAACAGGCCAATCCGACCAAGACCGAGGGCGAACTGCGCGGCGTTCTGGGCTGCTTCCTGTTCTCGGGCGACGAGGTGTTCAAGAAAATCAAGGTGCTGTCCGGGGGCGAAAAATCCCGCGTGGCCCTGGCCAAAGTGCTGCTCTCGCAGGCGAACTTCCTGCTGCTTGACGAACCGACCAACCACCTGGACATGCAGTCGGTGAACATTCTCATCCAGGCCCTGGAGCAGTACGAAGGCACTTACATCGTCGTTTCGCACGACCGGTATTTTGTCTCGCAGATTGCCAACAAAATCTGGTACATCGAGGACGAACAGATCAAGGAATACCCCGGCACCTACGACGAATACGAATGGTGGATGGAAGAGCGGAAGACCGCCGGCGGCAATGGTCAGGCTTCCGACAACGGGGCGAAGAAGGTCGTCGAAAAGCCCAAAGCTCCCGCCAGCGAAGACGAGCGCCGGGAATGGCAGCGGGCTCTGAAGAAGGCGACCCAGCAGGCCGAGGAGACCGAAAATAAAATCGAGCAGCTGGAAGCCCGCAAGAAAAAGCTGGAAGACGAACTCGCCGACCCGGCCACTTACGGCGACGATAAACTCACGCAGGCCAAAAACGACGAGTACCACCGCGTGACGACGCAGCTCGCGGAGTTGCAGGAGCAGTGGGAAGACATGATGATGGAAGCCGAGGAACTCGAAAAACGGCTCGCCTGA
- a CDS encoding sensor histidine kinase — translation MDEVAESLPCGVIVIDTHSEIKWANPFTEDLLGYGPGELTGRRIDELLTLASRLYFQTHIYPLFTLGTFANELYLNLLTRRRSTVPVLLNAGRREQGGEALISLSFIPVYQRREYEQELLSAKRAAEDALLRNDELLRLQDELRRHQLELDQQMSVLRQRNEELEEFGKVIAHDLQEPLRKLHVFAGLLLEEPDGALSSTGIMAVGGVRNASQRLRQLVLDLQSYFTLANAVVGKKPVNLGEIVEKLATQFRTGEVQIQLGPLPQIVGNPEELTILFRHLLDNAVKFRKPEQAAEVVVEGTVVGRNQFRFTPDKYHYVDYARIVISDNGIGFDNHRREEIFAILKKLHTQTPGLGLGLALARKIVERHNGQIAAESELGRGTRITVWLPVE, via the coding sequence ATGGACGAGGTCGCGGAATCGTTGCCCTGCGGGGTGATTGTGATTGATACGCACAGTGAAATAAAGTGGGCGAATCCGTTTACGGAAGACCTGCTGGGGTACGGGCCGGGCGAACTGACCGGGCGGCGCATCGATGAACTGCTGACGCTTGCCAGCCGCCTTTATTTTCAAACCCACATTTACCCGCTTTTTACGCTCGGAACGTTCGCCAACGAGCTTTACCTGAATCTGCTGACCAGGCGGCGCAGCACCGTTCCGGTCCTGCTGAATGCCGGTCGCCGGGAGCAGGGCGGTGAGGCGCTGATTTCGCTGTCATTTATCCCGGTCTACCAGCGGCGGGAATACGAACAGGAGTTGCTGTCGGCCAAACGGGCGGCTGAGGATGCCCTGCTCCGGAACGACGAACTTCTGCGCCTTCAGGACGAACTCCGGCGGCACCAGCTGGAACTGGACCAGCAAATGAGCGTACTGCGGCAGCGGAATGAGGAGCTGGAAGAGTTTGGAAAAGTCATCGCCCACGATTTGCAGGAACCCCTGCGCAAACTGCACGTCTTTGCCGGTCTGCTCCTCGAAGAGCCGGACGGAGCCCTGTCGTCGACCGGGATAATGGCCGTCGGCGGGGTGCGCAATGCCAGCCAGCGGCTTCGGCAGCTTGTGCTGGACCTGCAGTCGTACTTCACCCTGGCCAACGCCGTTGTCGGGAAAAAGCCGGTCAACCTGGGCGAAATCGTGGAGAAGCTGGCGACTCAATTCCGGACCGGGGAGGTACAGATTCAGCTTGGGCCGCTGCCCCAGATCGTGGGCAACCCGGAGGAACTGACGATTCTGTTTCGTCACCTGCTCGACAACGCCGTCAAGTTTCGCAAGCCTGAGCAGGCGGCGGAAGTGGTGGTGGAAGGGACCGTGGTGGGGCGCAACCAGTTCCGTTTCACGCCCGACAAGTACCATTACGTGGATTACGCCCGGATTGTGATCAGCGATAACGGCATCGGCTTCGACAACCACCGCCGGGAGGAGATTTTCGCCATTCTGAAAAAACTGCACACCCAGACGCCGGGTCTAGGGCTGGGCCTCGCGCTGGCCCGGAAGATCGTCGAACGCCACAACGGGCAGATCGCCGCCGAATCGGAGCTGGGCCGGGGCACCCGAATCACCGTCTGGCTGCCGGTGGAGTAG
- a CDS encoding alpha/beta fold hydrolase, which yields MNQTLTHRYNINVSGKGTQPMLFAHGFGCDQGMWRYVAPAFEEDYKVIRFDYIGHGRATLDAYNRERYASLHGYAQDVLDICEGLDLQRVILVGHSVSSMIGLLACIQQPARFERLVMVGPSPRYLNDGEYFGGFEREDIEELLLTMESNFFGWATSLGPAIMGNPDRPELGEELTRSFCRTDLAVAQQFARVTFYGDNRKDLPRMPLPSLIIQTAEDIIAPVEVGQYIAQNTPGSRLHLLPTSGHCPHLSAPTETIDAIRSFLQHSS from the coding sequence ATGAACCAGACCTTAACCCATCGTTACAACATCAACGTTTCCGGCAAAGGCACGCAGCCGATGCTTTTTGCCCACGGCTTCGGCTGTGATCAGGGGATGTGGCGTTACGTAGCCCCCGCCTTTGAAGAAGATTATAAAGTCATTCGCTTTGATTACATCGGCCACGGCCGGGCGACGCTGGATGCCTACAACCGGGAGCGTTACGCCAGCCTGCACGGCTACGCCCAGGACGTGCTGGACATCTGCGAGGGTTTGGACCTCCAGCGGGTCATTCTGGTCGGGCATTCCGTGAGCAGCATGATTGGTTTGCTGGCCTGCATCCAGCAGCCCGCCCGGTTTGAACGGCTGGTGATGGTGGGACCGTCGCCGCGCTACCTCAACGACGGCGAGTATTTCGGTGGTTTCGAGCGGGAGGATATCGAAGAACTGCTGCTTACGATGGAAAGTAACTTTTTCGGCTGGGCCACCTCGCTGGGACCGGCCATTATGGGCAATCCGGACCGTCCGGAACTGGGCGAAGAACTGACCCGTAGTTTCTGCCGCACGGACCTGGCGGTGGCCCAGCAGTTTGCCCGCGTCACGTTTTATGGAGATAACCGGAAAGACCTGCCCCGGATGCCCCTGCCTTCGCTCATCATCCAGACCGCGGAAGACATCATTGCGCCGGTCGAGGTAGGGCAGTACATCGCCCAGAATACGCCGGGGAGCCGACTGCACCTGCTGCCGACCTCCGGGCACTGCCCCCACCTGAGTGCGCCGACCGAGACCATCGACGCGATTCGTTCGTTTCTGCAGCACTCCAGTTAG
- a CDS encoding response regulator has protein sequence MVRKESPPCVWIVDDDEEDVLLIRAAFETAAPHVLLRTLFDGEDLLPQLEATPAQPGLILLDLNMRRMGGMEALRWIRASEGYNHLPVVMMTTSSSPADRSRSATLGANDYHTKPESFHDLIQLVARLTHQWLA, from the coding sequence ATGGTAAGAAAGGAATCACCACCCTGCGTCTGGATCGTGGATGACGATGAGGAGGACGTGCTGCTGATCCGGGCGGCTTTCGAAACGGCGGCGCCTCACGTACTCCTGCGGACCCTGTTCGACGGCGAGGACCTGCTGCCGCAGCTGGAAGCGACTCCGGCCCAGCCCGGCCTGATCCTGCTCGACCTGAACATGCGGCGCATGGGAGGCATGGAAGCGCTGCGGTGGATTCGGGCGAGCGAAGGCTACAACCATCTGCCGGTGGTGATGATGACGACCTCGTCCAGTCCCGCCGACCGCAGCCGGTCGGCCACCCTGGGTGCCAACGATTACCATACCAAGCCCGAAAGTTTCCATGACCTCATACAACTTGTTGCCCGGTTAACCCATCAGTGGCTGGCCTGA
- a CDS encoding sensor histidine kinase, translating into MTNVNDSRLRWLGPLYLFLFGNLFFRLSFWLEASPEAITHSVLVGLSAGYLFWNVNRWLTLRVQERYPGLERTRLRLIIWLVMTPVFVNAAVFSRYGLHILLGSRDMFWLGLVDYVTSLGIQLFYHAIYFIVYEGWYVLREWRQANREKEQLSRMQWQTRFVSLKNQVNPHFLFNSLNSLSALIEESPDKAVEFVDELSSMYRYLLRANDEEMVQLETEIRFIESYAHLLQTRHGEGIRVRITVDDRYMPLLIPPLTLQLLVENAVKHNVVQTTQPLLIEIDTVNGEQLRVRNNIQRKSSKTGSNGVGLANIAAKYQMLNKSEIVIQEEDQHFTVLLPLLKPQLAVSGFPSFS; encoded by the coding sequence ATGACAAACGTGAATGACTCCCGCCTTCGCTGGCTCGGACCCCTTTATCTGTTTTTGTTCGGAAACCTGTTTTTTCGGCTTTCGTTCTGGCTGGAGGCGTCGCCGGAGGCAATCACGCATTCGGTGCTGGTCGGGCTGTCGGCGGGCTATCTGTTCTGGAACGTCAACCGCTGGCTGACGCTCCGGGTGCAGGAACGGTATCCGGGGCTGGAGCGCACCCGACTGCGGCTGATTATCTGGCTGGTAATGACGCCCGTTTTTGTCAATGCGGCCGTTTTTTCCCGGTACGGGCTGCATATTCTGCTCGGTTCGCGGGACATGTTCTGGCTTGGGCTGGTCGATTACGTCACCTCGCTGGGCATCCAGCTTTTCTACCACGCCATTTATTTCATCGTTTACGAAGGCTGGTACGTGCTCCGGGAGTGGCGGCAGGCCAACCGCGAAAAGGAACAGCTTTCGCGGATGCAGTGGCAAACCCGTTTTGTCTCGCTCAAAAATCAGGTGAACCCGCACTTTCTGTTCAATTCCCTGAACTCGCTGTCGGCCCTGATTGAAGAATCGCCCGACAAGGCCGTGGAATTTGTGGATGAACTATCGTCGATGTACCGCTACCTCCTGCGGGCCAACGATGAGGAAATGGTCCAGCTGGAGACCGAAATCCGGTTCATCGAATCCTACGCCCACCTGCTGCAAACCCGGCACGGGGAGGGAATCCGGGTCCGAATCACGGTGGACGACCGGTATATGCCCCTGCTGATTCCGCCCCTGACGCTGCAGCTGCTGGTCGAAAACGCGGTGAAGCACAATGTGGTGCAGACGACCCAGCCCCTGCTGATCGAAATTGATACGGTAAACGGCGAACAGCTGCGCGTCCGGAACAACATTCAGCGCAAAAGCTCCAAGACCGGCAGCAACGGAGTCGGGCTGGCCAATATCGCGGCCAAGTACCAGATGCTGAACAAATCAGAAATCGTCATTCAGGAAGAAGACCAGCATTTTACGGTGCTGCTGCCGCTACTGAAGCCCCAACTGGCGGTGAGCGGCTTTCCCAGTTTCAGCTAA
- a CDS encoding M16 family metallopeptidase has product MKKRYLALPLMLGWLTVGTAFAQTRLVEKVTRKGTELVIPYEKYVLPNGLTLIVHEDHSDPVVHVDVTYHVGSAREEIGKSGFAHFFEHMMFQGSDHVADDEHFKIVTESGGTLNGTTNRDRTNYFETLPSNQLERALWLEADRMGFLLDAVTQKKFEIQRATVKNERGQNYDNRPYGLASEYISKNLYPYGHPYSWLTIGYIEDLNRVDVNDLKNFFLRWYGPNNAVVTVGGDVTPKQVVSLVEKYFGNIPRGPEVTKTVVPSPVLDKNRYISYEDNIRFPMLQMVFPTVPQYHPDEAALDALAAILGRGKNSLLYKNFVKTELAVQANASHPTSELAGQFGFTILPFPGKSLDSTEAILRTTLAEFEARGVTDDDLAQFKAGREADAIGSLSSVSGKVSQLAAHQTFTGNPNQLPEEYRRSMNVTKADIMRVYNQYVKGKNAVILTVYPKGKKDIVAKPDNYTIATTGYKAPDYGYKGLAYKKPKDSFDRSKKPAPGPNPAVKLPPFWTDKMANGIKVIGARNNEVPTVTLLMSIKGGHLLSANDPSKAGIAQLTASLMNEATQNFTTEQINNELEKLGSSISINATSEDIQVSVESLVKNLDATLKLVEEKLFRPRFAQADFDRLKKQQLEGIENQSTQPVVIANKAYNKLLYGSDHIKAVPVSGTTKTVQSISLDDVKAFYGKYLSPSVTNLVVVGDLEQAAVMPKLAFLSQWAAKPVTLPTLPTPKPVDKTRVFLINKDNAPQSEIRIGYLTDMPFDATGEYYRTGLANYILGGAFNSRINMNLREDKGWTYGARSGFSSTKYPGAYTASAGVKAAATDSSVFEFMKEITTYAQKGITPDELAFIKSSIGQRDALRYETPLQKAYFLGQIIEYDLPKNFVEQQTAILKAITKAEIDAVAKKRLPINNMVITVVGNARLVEPGLKRLGYEVVKLDKDGNPVGETPTAETGSQPGRAGGAKN; this is encoded by the coding sequence ATGAAAAAACGCTACCTCGCCCTTCCCTTAATGCTGGGCTGGCTGACTGTCGGGACTGCCTTCGCTCAGACCCGGCTGGTTGAAAAAGTGACCCGAAAAGGGACCGAACTGGTAATTCCCTACGAAAAGTACGTGCTGCCGAACGGGCTGACGCTGATCGTTCACGAGGACCACTCGGACCCCGTCGTGCACGTGGACGTGACCTACCACGTCGGCTCGGCGCGGGAGGAAATCGGCAAATCGGGCTTTGCGCACTTCTTCGAGCACATGATGTTTCAGGGCTCGGACCACGTGGCGGACGATGAGCACTTCAAGATCGTGACCGAATCGGGCGGAACGCTCAATGGGACGACCAACCGCGACCGGACGAACTACTTCGAAACGCTGCCGAGCAACCAGCTGGAGCGCGCCCTCTGGCTCGAAGCCGACCGCATGGGCTTCCTGCTGGACGCCGTTACCCAGAAGAAATTCGAAATCCAGCGCGCGACCGTCAAGAACGAACGCGGCCAGAACTACGACAACCGGCCGTACGGACTGGCGAGCGAATACATTTCTAAAAACCTTTACCCCTACGGACACCCGTATTCGTGGCTGACCATCGGCTACATCGAAGACCTCAACCGGGTGGACGTTAACGACCTGAAAAACTTCTTCCTGCGCTGGTACGGCCCCAACAACGCGGTCGTGACCGTCGGCGGCGACGTGACGCCGAAGCAGGTGGTGTCGCTGGTCGAAAAGTACTTCGGCAACATTCCGCGCGGTCCGGAGGTGACCAAAACCGTGGTGCCGTCGCCGGTGCTGGACAAGAACCGCTACATCTCCTACGAAGATAATATTCGCTTCCCGATGCTGCAGATGGTGTTCCCGACCGTTCCGCAGTACCACCCGGACGAGGCGGCCCTCGACGCGCTGGCGGCCATTCTTGGACGCGGCAAGAACTCGCTGCTGTACAAGAATTTCGTGAAAACCGAACTGGCCGTGCAGGCGAACGCCTCGCATCCGACCTCGGAACTGGCCGGACAGTTCGGCTTTACCATTCTGCCCTTCCCCGGCAAGAGCCTCGACAGTACCGAAGCCATCCTGCGCACGACGCTGGCCGAATTCGAAGCCCGCGGCGTCACGGACGATGACCTGGCGCAGTTTAAGGCCGGCCGCGAAGCCGACGCCATCGGCAGCCTGTCGAGCGTGTCGGGCAAAGTATCGCAGCTGGCGGCGCACCAGACCTTTACCGGTAATCCGAACCAGCTTCCGGAAGAGTACCGCCGCAGCATGAACGTGACCAAGGCCGACATCATGCGCGTGTACAACCAGTACGTCAAAGGCAAAAACGCGGTGATCCTGACGGTTTATCCCAAAGGCAAAAAGGACATCGTCGCCAAACCGGACAACTACACCATTGCGACGACGGGCTACAAGGCTCCGGATTACGGGTACAAGGGCCTGGCCTACAAAAAGCCGAAGGACAGTTTCGACCGGAGCAAGAAACCCGCTCCCGGCCCGAACCCGGCCGTGAAACTGCCGCCGTTCTGGACCGATAAAATGGCAAACGGCATCAAGGTGATCGGGGCCCGCAACAACGAGGTGCCGACCGTGACGCTGTTGATGAGCATCAAAGGCGGCCACCTGCTGTCGGCGAACGACCCGTCCAAAGCCGGTATCGCGCAACTGACGGCCTCCCTCATGAACGAGGCCACGCAGAACTTTACGACGGAGCAGATCAACAACGAACTCGAAAAGCTCGGCAGCAGCATCAGCATCAACGCCACGTCGGAAGACATTCAGGTGTCGGTGGAATCGCTGGTGAAAAATCTGGACGCTACGCTGAAGCTGGTGGAGGAAAAACTGTTCCGTCCGCGCTTCGCCCAGGCCGATTTCGACCGGCTGAAAAAACAGCAGCTCGAAGGCATCGAAAACCAGAGCACGCAGCCGGTGGTGATTGCCAACAAGGCGTACAACAAACTGCTGTACGGCAGCGACCACATCAAGGCCGTGCCCGTCAGCGGAACCACGAAGACAGTTCAGAGCATCTCCCTGGACGACGTGAAGGCGTTTTACGGCAAATACCTCTCGCCGTCGGTCACGAATCTGGTGGTCGTGGGCGATCTGGAACAGGCGGCCGTGATGCCCAAACTGGCGTTCCTGAGCCAGTGGGCGGCCAAGCCGGTCACGCTGCCGACCCTGCCGACGCCCAAGCCGGTGGACAAGACGCGCGTTTTCCTGATCAACAAAGACAATGCGCCCCAGTCCGAAATCCGGATCGGTTACCTGACCGACATGCCCTTCGACGCCACGGGTGAGTACTACCGCACGGGGCTGGCCAACTACATCCTCGGCGGCGCGTTCAACAGCCGTATCAACATGAACCTGCGCGAAGACAAGGGCTGGACCTATGGAGCCCGTTCGGGCTTCTCCAGCACGAAGTATCCGGGTGCCTACACGGCATCGGCGGGCGTGAAAGCGGCGGCGACAGACAGCTCGGTGTTTGAGTTTATGAAGGAGATCACGACCTACGCCCAGAAAGGCATCACGCCCGACGAACTGGCGTTCATCAAGAGCTCCATCGGCCAGCGCGACGCCCTGCGGTACGAAACGCCGCTGCAAAAGGCTTACTTCCTCGGCCAGATCATCGAGTACGACCTGCCGAAGAACTTCGTCGAGCAGCAGACTGCCATCCTGAAGGCCATCACGAAGGCGGAGATCGACGCCGTGGCGAAAAAGCGGCTCCCGATCAACAACATGGTGATTACGGTCGTCGGTAACGCCAGACTCGTGGAGCCGGGCCTGAAACGGCTGGGCTACGAAGTGGTGAAGCTGGATAAGGACGGCAACCCGGTGGGCGAAACCCCGACGGCCGAAACCGGCAGCCAGCCGGGCCGGGCGGGCGGTGCCAAAAACTGA
- a CDS encoding PQQ-dependent sugar dehydrogenase, producing the protein MKNWYKGALYAVAGAALIFGCDKAKDVFNEMIPETDDEPTTAQIQGYVFRPALVPATDANIQQLKAPAGFRVTKFADNLGKPRMLVTTPSGFIYVTDREAGTVTLLRDSNNDGTADAKQVVANIKQAHGLAVRENQLYIVAVKELYRASINGDGTLGQPQQLIGDLPDAGQHPNRTIAFGPDGMLYITVGSTCNSCPEPNPEHATILRANADGSNRKIFAKGLRNTIGFGWHPQTGELFGLDHGIDWLGDNEQKEEVNKIVQGADFGWPYIYGEGKYNPSDRPKGDTTYQQYRQKTTLPLLTYQAHSAPLGMVFYSGSLFPAEYRNDAFVTMRGSWNRSVPSGYKIVRLHFENGQPVRFDDFVTGFLIDNNRSQFGRPVGITTHPDGSLLFSDDNNGVVYRVSYQQ; encoded by the coding sequence ATGAAAAACTGGTACAAAGGCGCACTGTATGCGGTAGCGGGGGCGGCGCTGATTTTTGGTTGTGATAAAGCAAAAGACGTTTTCAACGAAATGATTCCGGAAACGGACGACGAACCGACCACGGCCCAGATTCAGGGCTACGTGTTCCGTCCGGCTCTCGTTCCGGCCACGGACGCCAACATCCAGCAGTTAAAAGCACCCGCCGGCTTCCGGGTCACCAAGTTTGCCGACAATCTGGGTAAACCCCGCATGCTGGTCACGACGCCCAGCGGATTCATCTACGTAACCGACCGGGAGGCGGGCACCGTGACGCTGCTGCGCGATTCGAACAACGACGGCACCGCCGATGCCAAACAGGTGGTGGCAAACATCAAACAGGCGCACGGGCTGGCCGTCCGCGAAAATCAGCTTTACATCGTGGCGGTGAAGGAGCTGTACCGCGCCTCCATCAACGGCGACGGCACGCTGGGCCAGCCGCAGCAGCTCATCGGCGACCTGCCCGATGCGGGCCAGCACCCCAACCGAACGATTGCTTTTGGCCCCGACGGCATGCTGTACATCACCGTGGGCAGCACCTGTAACTCCTGCCCCGAGCCCAATCCCGAACACGCCACCATCCTGCGGGCCAATGCCGACGGCTCCAACCGGAAAATCTTTGCGAAGGGACTGCGCAACACCATCGGCTTTGGCTGGCACCCGCAGACGGGCGAGCTTTTCGGCCTCGACCACGGCATCGACTGGCTGGGCGACAACGAGCAGAAAGAAGAAGTCAACAAAATTGTGCAGGGCGCCGATTTCGGCTGGCCGTACATCTACGGAGAAGGCAAATACAACCCATCGGACCGGCCGAAGGGGGACACTACCTACCAGCAGTACCGTCAGAAAACTACCCTGCCCCTGCTGACCTACCAGGCGCACAGCGCCCCGCTCGGCATGGTATTCTACAGCGGCAGTCTGTTTCCGGCCGAGTACCGCAACGACGCGTTCGTCACCATGCGCGGCTCCTGGAACCGCAGCGTTCCGTCCGGCTACAAGATCGTCCGGCTGCATTTTGAAAACGGCCAGCCCGTGCGCTTCGACGATTTCGTGACGGGCTTTCTGATCGATAACAACCGTTCGCAGTTTGGCCGACCGGTAGGCATTACGACCCATCCGGACGGTTCGCTCCTGTTTTCGGACGACAACAACGGGGTGGTGTACCGGGTTTCTTACCAGCAATAA